The Pseudoalteromonas marina genome contains a region encoding:
- a CDS encoding AzlD domain-containing protein, giving the protein MMTTILLMACITFFTRYLFLHRALPFKVGPKMQQFLSFSAPAVLTAIWVPIVFLGEEGINLHWQNPYLSAAIVAIIVAYKTHNIYYTTLAGMGLFLILN; this is encoded by the coding sequence ATGATGACCACTATTTTACTCATGGCCTGCATTACGTTTTTTACGCGTTATTTATTTTTACACCGTGCATTGCCTTTTAAAGTGGGCCCTAAAATGCAGCAATTTTTAAGCTTTAGTGCACCGGCCGTGCTTACCGCTATTTGGGTTCCTATTGTATTTTTGGGTGAAGAAGGCATAAACCTACATTGGCAAAACCCTTACTTAAGTGCCGCTATTGTAGCCATTATTGTAGCTTATAAAACACATAACATTTATTACACAACACTTGCCGGTATGGGTTTGTTTCTAATTTTAAATTAG
- a CDS encoding AzlC family ABC transporter permease: MQPVKKAIIKGFLDMLPLCLAVIPWGILCGSLAIQNGFTALETQAMSLLVFAGSAQLVAIELMAGNTPLLTILFTTFIISSRHFLYGLAVRHKVIDQPMRWRLPVSFVLTDELFAFSHHRKAYRTKVRLVYALSAGFSFYIAWNIWTLIGIVAGSMLPDLTNLGLDFAIAATFIALVIPGIKNTASLVTVTVAGVTATWLKSTGFELWLVCSALLAMSAGYTTARLTAKKDTKT; the protein is encoded by the coding sequence ATGCAACCAGTTAAAAAAGCGATAATAAAAGGCTTTTTAGATATGCTTCCGCTTTGCTTAGCCGTTATTCCATGGGGAATACTCTGCGGCTCTTTAGCTATTCAAAATGGATTTACAGCTCTTGAAACTCAAGCCATGTCGTTACTGGTTTTTGCAGGTTCAGCTCAACTTGTCGCTATTGAACTTATGGCAGGGAACACCCCCTTGCTTACCATATTATTCACCACGTTTATAATTAGCTCTCGGCATTTTTTATACGGACTTGCTGTTAGGCATAAGGTCATAGATCAACCAATGCGATGGCGCCTACCTGTTAGCTTTGTATTAACCGATGAATTATTTGCGTTTTCTCATCACCGCAAAGCTTATCGCACAAAAGTGCGTTTAGTTTATGCGCTTAGTGCAGGCTTTAGTTTTTACATCGCATGGAATATATGGACATTAATAGGCATTGTTGCAGGATCTATGCTTCCTGATTTAACTAACTTAGGGCTCGACTTTGCAATTGCAGCTACTTTTATCGCCTTGGTTATTCCAGGTATTAAAAATACCGCCTCTTTAGTGACTGTTACTGTGGCAGGTGTTACTGCTACGTGGTTAAAAAGCACAGGATTTGAATTATGGCTAGTGTGCTCCGCATTATTAGCAATGAGTGCAGGTTATACAACGGCAAGGCTAACAGCGAAAAAGGACACTAAAACATGA
- a CDS encoding cytochrome b/b6 domain-containing protein encodes MTTIKVWDGFIRCFHWLLVISIAVLYFSVEEGMIELHFVAGFFTLALIVTRIVWGIVGSRTAKLSGLIHSPKAVLQGLKKPIDTIGHSAPGSYMVIAFFTLILTQLITGLMSSDGILTDGPLVEYVSSDTVDFANWLHHLNFDILLYAIGLHIAAIVVYKIKGKPLVKAMITGEKASKSNGVKSSVTKSPWLAWAIFAGLLLILAFTWGQEPLQYLFG; translated from the coding sequence ATGACGACGATAAAAGTATGGGATGGGTTTATACGGTGTTTTCATTGGCTATTAGTCATTAGTATTGCCGTTTTATATTTTAGTGTAGAAGAAGGCATGATTGAGCTGCATTTTGTTGCTGGGTTCTTTACTTTAGCGCTCATTGTTACGCGAATAGTATGGGGGATTGTTGGTAGCCGAACAGCAAAATTAAGTGGCTTGATTCACTCACCTAAGGCTGTGTTACAGGGGCTTAAAAAACCGATTGACACCATTGGGCACTCTGCTCCTGGTAGCTATATGGTTATTGCTTTTTTTACGCTTATATTAACGCAATTAATTACTGGGTTGATGAGTAGCGACGGTATTTTAACTGACGGCCCGCTTGTTGAATATGTATCGAGTGATACGGTCGATTTTGCTAATTGGCTGCATCACCTCAATTTTGACATATTACTGTATGCAATAGGCTTGCATATAGCGGCAATTGTTGTGTACAAAATTAAAGGTAAGCCTTTAGTAAAGGCAATGATTACTGGAGAAAAAGCATCAAAATCAAACGGTGTAAAAAGCTCCGTAACTAAGTCGCCTTGGCTCGCGTGGGCTATATTTGCAGGCTTACTGCTTATACTCGCATTTACTTGGGGGCAAGAGCCTTTACAGTACTTATTTGGATAA
- a CDS encoding S9 family peptidase: protein MPSPDYSLSLLPHFPVAEKQPHTLTTHNKKRTDHYYWMRDDERKNEKVLAHLQAENNYCDEQLACIKPLQNTLFEELKARIVKDDNSVPVKDGKYWYHSEVRGDDEYARHYRSTSIKAENKALLLDVNELAQDFEFFDLGEVALSPNEQLMAYSQDTGGRRIYNVRFKNISTGEMLTDELENTEGQVVWANDNKTVFYVKKDLQTLLGYQVFRHELGSAQSQDVLVYEEQDSSFFMGLGKSRDEALIIIDLASTESNDTWVLDANNPQGQFSALMQREEGHEFDVDKLGDTFYIVTNWQAKNFRLMTATEQTIADKTQWQEHTAHREHVLLEGVELFNDFLVLSEREQGQARFVVVNKEGKRMALEFDDPCYYAAVAMNPEPNVKTARIYYSSLTTPGSLYDVDLITGEKTLLKQQKVLGDFKATDYKSERLMITSRDGVKIPASVVYRKDSFKKDGTNPLFQYGYGAYGYTIDPSFSSTSLSLLDRGFVYVIAHVRGSEMLGRNWYEQGKKTHKQNSFSDFIDVTKALVEQKYCDSSKVFASGGSAGGLLMGAVLNQAPQLYCGVGCHVPFLDVLTTMLDESIPLTTNEYDEWGNPNDPQFYNVIESYSPYDNISAQNYPNILVTTGLHDSQVQYWEPMKWVAKMREYKTDNNILVFKTDMDAGHGGASGRFKSLEEKALEMAFFIALVE, encoded by the coding sequence GTGCCTAGTCCAGACTACTCTTTAAGCTTGCTGCCTCATTTCCCTGTTGCTGAAAAACAGCCCCATACATTAACTACACATAATAAAAAAAGAACCGACCATTACTATTGGATGCGTGATGATGAGCGCAAAAATGAAAAAGTACTCGCACATTTACAAGCCGAAAATAACTATTGCGATGAGCAATTAGCATGTATTAAACCCTTGCAAAATACCTTATTCGAAGAGTTAAAAGCGCGTATTGTAAAAGACGACAATTCCGTGCCCGTCAAAGATGGAAAATACTGGTATCACTCTGAAGTGCGCGGTGACGATGAATATGCGCGTCATTATCGTAGCACAAGTATTAAAGCTGAAAATAAAGCCCTTTTGCTAGATGTAAACGAACTTGCACAAGATTTTGAATTTTTTGACCTTGGGGAAGTTGCATTAAGCCCTAATGAGCAGCTTATGGCATATTCACAAGATACTGGGGGTCGCCGTATTTATAACGTTCGTTTTAAAAATATATCAACAGGTGAAATGCTCACTGATGAGCTTGAAAATACAGAAGGGCAAGTTGTTTGGGCAAACGACAATAAAACCGTTTTTTATGTTAAAAAAGATCTGCAAACTTTATTAGGGTACCAAGTATTTAGGCATGAGCTGGGAAGTGCGCAAAGCCAAGATGTGTTGGTGTATGAAGAGCAAGACAGCAGCTTTTTTATGGGACTGGGTAAAAGCCGAGATGAAGCGCTAATTATAATTGATTTGGCATCTACTGAGTCCAACGACACATGGGTGCTTGATGCCAATAATCCGCAAGGTCAATTTAGCGCACTCATGCAAAGAGAAGAGGGCCATGAGTTTGATGTCGATAAGTTAGGTGACACATTTTATATTGTCACCAACTGGCAAGCTAAAAACTTTAGATTGATGACTGCAACCGAGCAGACCATTGCAGATAAAACTCAGTGGCAAGAGCATACAGCCCACAGGGAACATGTATTACTTGAAGGCGTTGAGCTTTTTAATGATTTTTTAGTCCTCAGCGAACGAGAGCAAGGACAAGCACGTTTTGTTGTAGTAAATAAAGAAGGCAAGCGTATGGCGCTTGAGTTCGACGATCCTTGCTATTACGCTGCTGTTGCAATGAACCCAGAGCCCAATGTTAAAACGGCGCGCATTTATTACTCAAGCTTAACCACTCCAGGTTCTTTGTACGATGTTGACCTTATAACGGGTGAAAAAACATTGCTTAAACAGCAAAAGGTATTAGGTGACTTTAAAGCCACAGATTATAAGTCTGAGCGGCTGATGATTACTTCGCGTGATGGCGTCAAAATACCTGCTTCTGTTGTATACCGAAAAGATAGTTTTAAAAAAGATGGCACCAACCCATTGTTTCAATATGGGTATGGGGCTTATGGTTACACCATTGATCCGAGCTTCTCTAGCACGTCGCTCAGCTTACTTGACCGTGGTTTTGTTTATGTCATTGCACATGTGCGTGGTTCCGAAATGCTAGGCCGCAATTGGTATGAGCAAGGTAAAAAAACACATAAACAAAATAGTTTTAGTGATTTTATCGACGTAACAAAAGCGCTGGTTGAACAAAAATACTGTGATAGCAGCAAAGTATTTGCATCAGGCGGTAGTGCGGGTGGCTTGCTTATGGGGGCGGTGCTGAATCAAGCTCCACAGTTATATTGTGGCGTAGGGTGTCATGTGCCATTTTTAGATGTACTCACCACGATGTTGGACGAGAGTATTCCACTGACCACCAACGAGTATGATGAATGGGGAAACCCGAACGATCCACAGTTTTATAATGTAATAGAATCGTATTCGCCTTATGACAATATAAGCGCACAAAATTATCCTAATATATTAGTCACTACCGGCCTACATGACTCGCAAGTGCAGTACTGGGAGCCCATGAAGTGGGTTGCTAAAATGCGAGAATACAAAACAGATAATAATATATTGGTATTTAAAACCGATATGGACGCAGGTCATGGCGGCGCATCTGGACGCTTTAAAAGCTTGGAAGAAAAAGCACTTGAAATGGCATTTTTTATTGCGTTGGTTGAATGA
- a CDS encoding Dps family protein — MSQVNAIGLNSAKSDDIVKSLNTLLSSYQIQYMNARGFHWNIKGRNFFELHVKFEEIYNLLLLKVDEIAERILTLDGAPLHAFSDYLEVSEIKEAKGISDGVTAVENILAGYSTLIKKQREILNQAGDAGDEGTASLMGDYISEQEKLVWMLKAYLD; from the coding sequence ATGTCACAAGTAAATGCAATTGGTTTAAACAGCGCAAAAAGCGACGACATTGTAAAATCACTTAATACTCTACTGAGTAGCTACCAAATACAGTATATGAATGCTCGTGGTTTTCACTGGAACATCAAAGGCCGTAACTTTTTTGAATTACACGTTAAGTTTGAAGAAATTTATAACCTGTTACTTTTGAAAGTAGACGAGATTGCAGAGCGTATTTTAACGCTCGATGGCGCGCCGTTACATGCATTTTCAGATTACCTTGAAGTAAGTGAAATAAAAGAAGCAAAAGGCATAAGTGATGGTGTTACTGCCGTAGAAAATATATTAGCGGGCTACAGTACATTAATTAAAAAGCAACGTGAGATTTTAAACCAAGCAGGTGATGCAGGCGATGAAGGTACAGCATCATTAATGGGAGACTACATCTCTGAACAAGAAAAACTAGTTTGGATGCTAAAAGCTTACTTGGATTAA
- a CDS encoding DUF7379 domain-containing protein: MKVKHVIVLHGLYMSGFVMRPLCSRLESSGVNVLNLTYNTLDPNRDAIFTQIDEFIGNEPTALVCHSMGGLVARAYLEANSSASQFVTKVVTLGTPHQGSHIAQKMKQKGFEAFLKNSVEFLLTQNGNWPFKAKLYSIAGDLPIGLMPLIVKGSKSDGTVLLDETKLKGMAEHKVFHLSHTSMIYSREVVDYILKCLGEGS, translated from the coding sequence ATGAAAGTTAAACACGTTATTGTTTTACATGGCTTGTATATGTCTGGCTTTGTTATGCGCCCCCTTTGCTCTAGGTTAGAGAGCTCAGGCGTTAACGTGTTAAACCTTACATACAATACTCTTGACCCAAATCGTGATGCTATTTTTACACAAATAGATGAGTTTATTGGTAACGAACCAACAGCTTTAGTATGCCACTCTATGGGTGGGTTAGTAGCTAGAGCTTACTTAGAAGCTAACTCAAGCGCGAGCCAATTCGTTACAAAAGTAGTGACGCTTGGTACTCCGCATCAAGGCAGTCACATTGCACAAAAAATGAAACAAAAAGGGTTTGAAGCTTTTTTAAAAAATAGCGTTGAGTTTTTACTCACACAAAATGGTAACTGGCCATTTAAAGCAAAGCTTTATAGTATTGCTGGCGACCTACCAATCGGCTTAATGCCTCTTATTGTAAAGGGTAGCAAGTCAGACGGCACGGTTCTTCTTGATGAAACTAAACTAAAAGGTATGGCAGAACACAAAGTGTTTCACTTAAGCCATACCAGTATGATTTACTCACGTGAAGTGGTCGATTATATTTTAAAGTGTTTAGGCGAAGGCAGTTAA